From a single Oceanobacillus kimchii X50 genomic region:
- the nhaC gene encoding Na+/H+ antiporter NhaC: MKPISAKHKPAFWEALLFFIFIIIFISYFIIGLETTPHIPILIGMLLLICYGLLKKINFSSLQDAMATGASSGMGAIFLFFIIGVLISSWMISGTIPTLINTGFSLIGTMWFYAIVFAVTSIIGISLGSSLTTTATIGVAFIGMAGAMDASLAITAGAIVSGAFFGDKMSPLSDTTNLSSSIIGVDLFDHIKHISLTTIPAFIISFIVFAFLSPSQDTSISNVEAYREALLGSGLLHWASWIPLIILIICTIFRMSAFLALSLSSLIAVIIGKITNGFTWKEITNAWFNGFTGTTNFEPVNELLTRGGINGMLFTISLVILALSFGGLLFVTGIIPSLLNSFQEKLQRARSIIASTAGTAIGVNVLIGEQYLSILLTGETFKPIYEKAGLTKRSLSRTLEDAGTVINPLVPWSVCGVFIADVLGVPVLTYLPFAFFCLLSPIITILFGAKTAKK, from the coding sequence ATGAAACCAATTTCGGCTAAACACAAACCAGCTTTTTGGGAAGCATTGTTATTTTTTATATTTATAATTATATTTATTAGCTACTTTATAATCGGATTAGAAACAACACCGCATATTCCCATTTTAATTGGAATGTTATTATTAATTTGTTATGGATTATTAAAAAAGATTAACTTCTCTTCACTCCAAGATGCAATGGCAACTGGAGCTTCTTCCGGGATGGGGGCAATTTTTCTTTTCTTCATCATCGGGGTATTAATTAGTAGTTGGATGATTAGTGGTACTATACCTACTTTAATAAATACGGGTTTCTCATTAATTGGCACTATGTGGTTTTACGCGATTGTCTTTGCAGTTACTTCAATAATCGGGATTTCCCTAGGAAGTTCCCTTACAACTACAGCAACAATTGGAGTAGCTTTTATCGGAATGGCAGGAGCTATGGATGCATCACTTGCTATTACAGCGGGTGCTATCGTTTCAGGTGCTTTTTTTGGAGATAAGATGTCACCATTATCAGATACAACGAATCTTTCTTCTTCTATAATCGGAGTAGATTTATTTGACCATATTAAACATATTAGTTTAACTACTATACCAGCATTCATTATTTCATTTATTGTGTTTGCATTCCTATCTCCTAGTCAAGATACATCCATTAGCAATGTAGAAGCTTACCGAGAAGCTTTATTAGGCAGCGGTCTCCTACATTGGGCTTCTTGGATTCCTTTAATTATATTAATTATATGTACTATATTTCGAATGTCAGCATTTCTGGCTTTATCATTAAGTAGTTTGATCGCAGTAATCATTGGAAAGATTACAAACGGTTTTACGTGGAAAGAAATTACGAACGCTTGGTTTAATGGATTTACTGGGACAACGAACTTTGAACCTGTAAATGAACTATTAACTCGAGGCGGAATAAATGGAATGTTATTTACTATTTCATTAGTAATATTAGCCTTAAGTTTTGGAGGATTGCTGTTTGTTACAGGCATTATTCCGAGCTTATTAAACAGTTTCCAAGAGAAATTACAACGTGCAAGATCTATCATTGCATCAACCGCAGGTACTGCTATTGGAGTTAACGTACTTATCGGTGAACAGTATTTATCTATATTATTAACTGGAGAAACGTTTAAACCTATATATGAAAAAGCTGGGTTAACAAAGCGCTCACTATCGCGCACACTGGAAGATGCAGGTACAGTAATTAACCCATTAGTTCCTTGGAGTGTATGTGGAGTATTTATAGCAGATGTACTTGGTGTACCGGTACTTACCTATTTACCATTTGCATTCTTCTGCTTGCTTAGTCCAATCATTACAATTTTGTTTGGAGCTAAAACAGCAAAAAAATAA
- a CDS encoding ABC transporter ATP-binding protein encodes MIEINHVTKEFEGKTAIQNLNLTIPNGKIIGFLGPNGAGKSTTINMMTGILPIDSGSITLNGLDIEKQPLEAKKIFGLVPDRSDMFLRLKGMEYLNFIADIYEIPADIRKERIEYFTKQFSIHDALGNYIQSYSHGMRQKIMVTGVLLHDPDIWILDEPLTGLDPKSSHSLKLMMREHADKGNTVFFSSHGLEVVEQLCDEVAIINKGKLIFYGTMEQLQKEYATDQSLENVFLELTNDE; translated from the coding sequence TTGATAGAAATAAACCATGTTACAAAAGAATTTGAGGGTAAGACAGCCATCCAAAATTTAAATTTGACAATTCCTAATGGTAAAATCATTGGTTTCTTAGGACCAAATGGCGCTGGAAAATCCACCACCATTAATATGATGACAGGGATTTTACCAATTGATTCTGGCTCCATTACTTTAAATGGACTTGATATTGAAAAACAACCACTAGAAGCAAAAAAAATATTCGGGTTAGTTCCAGATCGTTCTGATATGTTCCTTAGATTAAAAGGAATGGAATATTTAAATTTTATAGCAGATATTTATGAAATACCGGCTGATATAAGAAAAGAGAGAATTGAATACTTTACCAAACAATTTTCTATTCACGATGCGTTAGGAAATTACATACAAAGCTATTCTCATGGTATGCGTCAAAAAATAATGGTAACGGGTGTACTATTACATGATCCAGATATTTGGATTCTTGATGAGCCTTTAACCGGATTAGACCCTAAATCTTCTCATTCTTTAAAACTTATGATGCGAGAACACGCTGATAAAGGCAATACAGTCTTTTTTTCTAGCCACGGACTTGAAGTAGTTGAACAATTATGTGATGAAGTTGCAATTATTAATAAAGGTAAACTTATTTTTTATGGGACGATGGAACAACTTCAAAAAGAATATGCAACAGATCAATCGCTTGAAAATGTATTCTTGGAGTTGACCAATGATGAGTAA
- a CDS encoding AzlC family ABC transporter permease, with protein sequence MQMPSTMKVESPLTIMKRGLKAGFPIMLGYLPIAITYGVLASQVGLSLFELTWMSAAVFAGASQFMAVNMIAVGTGIIEIIIATFVLNFRHFIMNLSMMNVLKAIPLHKKLPLSLGVTDETFAVSSMYPEEGKKAQGIWFYGTIIGFAYISWVIGSLFGGLLGEIIPPALSQSMGIALYAMFIGLLIPSAKKDIKVAYIAVVAMFIHWGCLQLGISTGWAIVYGTIFGGMVGIPLLKEDEA encoded by the coding sequence ATGCAGATGCCATCAACAATGAAAGTAGAATCACCACTAACAATTATGAAAAGAGGATTAAAAGCTGGCTTTCCAATTATGCTTGGATATTTACCAATTGCAATTACATATGGTGTGCTAGCTAGCCAAGTAGGTTTATCTTTATTTGAATTAACTTGGATGAGTGCAGCGGTTTTTGCTGGAGCTAGTCAGTTTATGGCAGTAAATATGATTGCTGTTGGAACTGGTATTATTGAAATTATTATTGCAACATTTGTTTTGAATTTCAGACATTTTATTATGAACTTATCGATGATGAATGTATTAAAAGCAATTCCACTCCATAAAAAATTGCCATTATCGCTTGGTGTAACGGATGAAACCTTTGCGGTGTCTTCCATGTATCCTGAAGAAGGAAAAAAAGCACAAGGAATTTGGTTTTATGGAACAATTATCGGATTTGCGTATATTTCCTGGGTAATAGGATCATTATTTGGTGGATTATTAGGTGAAATAATTCCTCCTGCTCTAAGTCAAAGTATGGGGATTGCACTTTATGCAATGTTTATTGGGCTATTAATACCATCTGCAAAAAAAGATATCAAAGTAGCTTACATTGCGGTAGTAGCAATGTTTATTCATTGGGGTTGTCTTCAATTAGGAATTAGTACAGGATGGGCAATTGTATATGGAACTATTTTTGGTGGAATGGTTGGAATTCCTTTGTTGAAGGAGGATGAAGCATGA
- a CDS encoding AzlD domain-containing protein gives MIIAMILGMFIVTMLPRLIPVFIVEKVQFRPWVNRWLLAIPYAALGALIFPGVLSVVPDRPFVGLLGGLIAILLSLFGLNVVFVVIGSILSIYIMINL, from the coding sequence ATGATTATCGCAATGATTCTTGGTATGTTTATTGTTACAATGCTACCACGTTTAATTCCTGTATTTATAGTTGAGAAGGTGCAATTCCGACCGTGGGTTAATCGTTGGTTACTGGCAATACCATATGCTGCACTAGGTGCTTTAATTTTTCCAGGTGTATTATCAGTAGTACCTGATCGACCTTTTGTAGGATTACTAGGTGGACTAATAGCAATTTTGCTATCACTGTTTGGGTTAAATGTTGTTTTTGTTGTTATTGGTTCTATATTATCAATATATATCATGATAAATTTATAG
- the map gene encoding type I methionyl aminopeptidase, producing MISRKSKREVEQMQAAADVLVACHREIAKIIKPGISTIEIDNFVEGFLEKHGATPEQKGYNGYPYAICASLNDEICHGFPSEKPLEDGDIVTIDMVVNLNGGLADSAWTYAVGNVDEKGKRLINVTKEALYKGIKQAKPGNRIGDIGHAIQTYAEAEGFSVVRDFTGHGIGPTIHEDPHIPHYGLPNKGLRLKEGMVITIEPMINEGAWQSKMDDNGWTARTIDKGRSAQFEHQIVITENGPHIFTEQDK from the coding sequence ATGATTTCAAGAAAAAGTAAACGAGAAGTAGAGCAAATGCAAGCTGCTGCAGATGTTCTCGTTGCCTGTCATAGAGAAATTGCAAAAATAATTAAACCAGGTATTTCAACGATTGAAATAGATAACTTTGTAGAAGGTTTCTTAGAAAAACATGGAGCTACTCCTGAGCAAAAAGGCTATAATGGTTATCCTTATGCAATTTGTGCATCATTAAATGATGAAATTTGCCATGGATTTCCTTCTGAAAAACCATTGGAGGATGGAGACATTGTAACAATTGATATGGTGGTAAATTTAAATGGTGGTCTAGCTGATTCAGCTTGGACATATGCTGTCGGAAATGTAGATGAAAAAGGGAAACGGTTAATCAATGTAACCAAAGAAGCTCTTTATAAGGGTATTAAACAGGCAAAGCCAGGTAATCGAATAGGTGATATCGGTCATGCAATTCAAACATATGCTGAAGCGGAAGGATTTTCGGTAGTACGTGATTTTACAGGACATGGAATTGGACCGACTATTCATGAGGATCCACATATTCCTCACTATGGATTGCCAAACAAAGGACTTCGTTTAAAAGAAGGCATGGTAATTACAATCGAACCTATGATCAACGAAGGGGCTTGGCAAAGCAAAATGGATGATAATGGGTGGACTGCAAGAACAATCGATAAAGGACGTTCAGCTCAGTTTGAACATCAGATTGTCATTACAGAAAATGGACCACATATTTTTACAGAACAAGATAAATAA
- a CDS encoding helix-turn-helix transcriptional regulator has protein sequence MKNRMKEFREIHHISQAQMAEMLNVSRQTIISIEKERYNPSLPLAIQIARCFKTSVEEVFILEEE, from the coding sequence TTGAAGAATAGAATGAAAGAATTTCGTGAAATTCATCACATATCTCAAGCTCAAATGGCAGAAATGCTTAATGTTTCAAGACAAACCATTATTTCAATAGAAAAAGAAAGATATAATCCTTCATTACCTCTAGCCATTCAAATTGCTAGATGTTTTAAAACTAGTGTAGAAGAAGTTTTTATATTAGAGGAAGAATAA